From the Chlamydiota bacterium genome, the window CGCCGTAAACCTAAGGTTTCCTGGGGAAGGTTAATCCGCCCAGGGTTAGTCGATACCTAAGCCGAGGTCGAAAGACGTAGGTGATGGAGAGTGCGTTAATATTCGCACACCACTTTAGGGACGTTTGAACTATGGAGTGACGCAGGAGGCTATATCAACCGTGCGACTGGTAGAACACGGCCAGCCTTATAGAGGGATGATCCAGGCAAATCCGGATTGTCATAACCTTGAGAGGGCTGGGGATTTTTCCGCAAGGAAAGAGTACTGATAGATGCCCGACTGCCAAGAAATAACTTCTAGTGAGTCTCTAAGGTGATCGTACCGCAAACCGACACAGGTAGGTGGGCATCAATTTGCTCAGGCGCTCGAGATAACCCTGGTTAAGGAACTAGGCACACTAGCCCCGTAACTTCGGAAGAAGGGGTGCCTGCCATGGTCAGAGCTGTACAGTTCAAAGCCAAGGCGGGCCGCAGTGAAAGGGGTCAACCGACTGTTTACCAAAAACACAGGTGTCTGCAAAGTCTTAAAGACGACGTATAGGCACTGACGCTTGCCCAATGCGGAAAGGTTAAGGCAAGGGGTCAGCCAGCCCTTTCAATAGCTAGGAGATTATGTTTTACGTCTATATTCTCAAGCATCCACGTCTAAGATTATTTTATTAATGGTTATACAGGTAATCTTAGAAAGCGCTTCGAAGCTCATCAGAAGTCAAAGCAACATTTCTGCTGGAAACTTCTTTACTATGAAGCTTATCTGAGTGAAAGGGATGCTCGTGATAGAGAAAAAATGCTAAAGAACTACGGTTCTAGTAAAGGGCATTTAAAGGCGAGAATACGTAATAGCATTGATCTTTTAGAGCTTGAAAGGGCTGGCGAAGCTCCAACCCGAAGCCCCCGTGAATGGCGGCCGTAACTATAACGGTGGTTCTGCTATCTGAACGGCCGTTTTAAAATTCAGCTATATGCTGGAATAACTGGTAGTCTCCAATGTACCGAGGAGGTGAAAAACATATGGAGTCAGTCAATCAGCAGGAAAGGCTGTCTACGCATGAAGAGAGGTGTTGGTTCCTTGCAGGTTTTATAGAAGGTGAAGGTAGTTTATGTGTTTCCATTAAGAATCATCCTAGTTCTCCTTTTGGTTTTCTTGTCGATCCAGAATTTTTTCTCTACCAACATGAACATGGTATTCAACAGCTTCATTTGGCTCGAGAGATTTTTGGAACTGGCAGGATTGCCCGGAAAGTAGGAAACGAAAAGGTGTTGGTCTTCTCCATTGCAAGTCGGAGAAGCTTGATGGAAAAGATAGTTCCTTTCTATGAAAACTATATGAGGCTTTCAGCAAAATGGGATGTCTTTTTGAGATTTAAAGACATTTTAGAGAGCTTCGAACGCGAGGAACATAAAACCAGAGATGGATTGGCTCTTATTATCGAGAAAGCATATGGGATGAATCCAGGCTCAAAGGGAAAG encodes:
- a CDS encoding LAGLIDADG family homing endonuclease is translated as MESVNQQERLSTHEERCWFLAGFIEGEGSLCVSIKNHPSSPFGFLVDPEFFLYQHEHGIQQLHLAREIFGTGRIARKVGNEKVLVFSIASRRSLMEKIVPFYENYMRLSAKWDVFLRFKDILESFEREEHKTRDGLALIIEKAYGMNPGSKGKKRKRTLQEVLDRILRDYTLDSSGASNVIRDSERRYSPIHIVICG